A stretch of the Argentina anserina chromosome 6, drPotAnse1.1, whole genome shotgun sequence genome encodes the following:
- the LOC126800876 gene encoding uncharacterized protein LOC126800876 produces the protein MGRKPKEKMRLVVTALVAIVFGFFLGVSFPTISLTKMNLPSSLFPSIDLSYIEEKYSGFSTEALVNAWSSLKGKKDISVRYISTDAKIWVPTNPPGAERLPPGIVESESDLYLRRLWGLPSEDFTIKPKYLVTFTVGYAQKKNINAAVKKFSENFTIVLFHYDGRTSEWDEFEWSKRAIHVSIRKQTKWWYAKRFLHPDIVASYEYIFIWDEDLSVEHFNAEEYIKLVRKHGLEISQPGLEPNNGLTWQMTKRRGHSQVHMQTEEKPGWCNDPHLPPCAAFVEIMAPVFSRDAWRCVWHMIQNDLVHGWGLDFALRRCVEPAHEKIGVVDAQWIIHQGVPSLGNQGQAESGRAPWEGVRERCRREWTMFQARMVGAEKAYYEEMGIDSSNSTAR, from the exons ATGGGCAGAAAACCCAAAGAGAAAATGAGGTTAGTTGTGACAGCTCTCGTGGCGATTGTGTTCGGCTTCTTTCTAGGAGTGTCATTTCCAACGATTTCGTTGACTAAG ATGAATCTCCCATCCAGCCTTTTTCCTTCCATTGACCTTTCATACATAGAGGAAAAGTACTCGGGGTTTTCAACGGAAGCACTGGTGAATGCCTGGTCTTCTTTGAAGGGCAAGAAAGATATCTCCGTTAGATACATCTCTACTGATGCAAAG ATATGGGTTCCAACAAATCCTCCAGGTGCTGAGAGACTACCCCCTGGCATCGTAGAATCTGAGTCAGATCTTTATCTTCGTCGGTTATGGGGTCTGCCCAGTGAG GACTTCACCATCAAGCCAAAGTATCTTGTAACCTTTACTGTAGGCTATGCTCAGAAAAAGAATATTAATGCAGCAGTTAAAAAG TTCTCAGAAAACTTCACAATTGTTTTATTCCATTATGATGGTCGGACAAGTGAATGGGATGAGTTTGAGTGGTCAAAGCGGGCTATCCATGTGAGCATTCGGAAGCAAACTAAATG GTGGTATGCCAAGCGTTTTTTGCATCCTGACATTGTGGCATCCTATGAATACATATTTATTTGGGATGAAGATCTCAGTGTGGAGCACTTCAACGCCGAGGA ATACATAAAATTAGTAAGGAAacatgggctggaaatatcACAGCCTGGTTTAGAACCAAACAATGGGCTAACATGGCAGATGACAAAGCGGAGAGGTCATAGTCAAGTTCACAT GCAGACAGAGGAGAAACCTGGTTGGTGCAACGATCCGCATTTGCCTCCCTGCGCAGC GTTCGTAGAAATCATGGCGCCTGTGTTTTCTCGGGATGCATGGCGTTGTGTTTGGCATATGATTCAG AATGACCTGGTCCATGGTTGGGGTCTTGATTTTGCTCTCAGACGATGTGTAGAG CCTGCGCATGAGAAAATAGGAGTCGTAGATGCACAGTGGATTATCCATCAAGGTGTTCCTTCACTTGGAAACCAG GGGCAAGCAGAGAGTGGGAGAGCGCCATGGGAAGGG GTGAGGGAGAGGTGTAGAAGAGAATGGACTATGTTTCAAGCACGAATGGTTGGTGCAGAGAAAGCGTATTATGAGGAAATGGGAATTGAttcctcaaattcaacagcACGTTAG
- the LOC126800873 gene encoding elongation factor Tu, chloroplastic-like — MASAIGAPPSPKLLFPPSLSHPTRLFLSTPNALAPTAVSPSLRRRRSFTVRMARGKFERKKPHVNIGTIGHVDHGKTTLTAALTMALAAVGNSAPKKYDEIDAAPEERARGITINTATVEYETATRHYAHVDCPGHADYVKNMITGAAQMDGAILVVSGADGPMPQTKEHVLLAKQVGVPSVVVFLNKQDQVDDAELLELVELEVRDLLSSYEFPGDDVPVVSGSALLALEALMANPKLKRGENEWVDKIYDLMDSVDDYIPIPQRQTDLPFLLAVEDVFSITGRGTVATGRVERGTVKVGDHVDVVGLRETRHTTVTGVEMFQKTLDEALAGDNVGLLLRGIQKMDIQRGMVVAKPGSITPHTKFEAIVYVLKKEEGGRHSPFFAGYRPQFYMRTTDVTGKVTQIMNDNDEESKMVMPGDRVKMVVELIMPVACEQGMRFAIREGGKTVGAGVIQSIIQ, encoded by the coding sequence ATGGCTTCCGCTATCGGAGCTCCACCCTCACCCAAACTCCTCTTCCCTCCCTCACTTTCTCACCCCACCCGCCTCTTTCTCTCTACACCCAACGCCCTAGCCCCAACCGCCgtctctccctccctccgcCGCCGACGATCCTTCACCGTCCGGATGGCCCGCGGCAAGTTCGAGCGCAAGAAGCCGCACGTGAACATCGGCACCATCGGCCACGTCGACCACGGCAAGACCACCCTCACCGCCGCCCTCACCATGGCCCTCGCCGCCGTCGGCAACAGCGCCCCCAAGAAGTACGACGAGATCGACGCCGCGCCGGAGGAGCGCGCGCGCGGCATCACCATCAACACCGCCACCGTCGAGTACGAGACCGCCACGCGCCACTACGCGCACGTCGACTGCCCCGGCCACGCCGACTACGTCAAGAACATGATCACCGGCGCCGCGCAGATGGACGGCGCCATCCTCGTCGTCTCCGGCGCCGACGGCCCCATGCCGCAGACGAAAGAGCACGTCCTGCTGGCCAAGCAGGTCGGCGTCCCCAGTGTGGTGGTGTTCCTGAACAAACAGGACCAGGTTGACGACGCCGAGCTGCTTGAGCTGGTCGAATTGGAGGTCCGGGACTTGCTGTCCTCCTATGAATTCCCCGGCGACGATGTTCCGGTGGTTTCGGGTTCGGCATTGCTGGCATTGGAGGCCTTAATGGCGAACCCGAAGCTAAAGAGAGGAGAGAATGAATGGGTGGACAAAATCTACGACCTGATGGACTCTGTGGATGACTACATTCCGATTCCGCAGCGGCAGACTGATCTGCCGTTTCTGTTAGCCGTTGAAGACGTGTTTTCGATCACAGGGCGCGGCACGGTGGCGACCGGGCGGGTGGAGAGGGGGACTGTGAAGGTTGGGGACCATGTCGATGTGGTGGGATTGAGGGAGACTAGGCATACAACTGTGACAGGAGTCGAAATGTTTCAGAAGACACTTGATGAGGCACTTGCTGGTGACAATGTAGGGCTTTTGCTGAGGGGGATTCAGAAGATGGATATTCAGAGAGGGATGGTGGTGGCTAAGCCCGGTAGCATCACGCCTCACACCAAGTTTGAGgcgattgtgtatgtgttgaAGAAGGAAGAGGGCGGGAGGCATTCGCCGTTTTTCGCAGGGTATAGGCCGCAGTTTTATATGAGGACTACTGATGTGACCGGGAAGGTGACGCAGATTATGAATGATAATGATGAGGAGTCGAAGATGGTTATGCCGGGAGACAGGGTGAAGATGGTGGTGGAGCTTATAATGCCGGTGGCTTGTGAGCAAGGGATGAGATTTGCGATTAGGGAAGGTGGCAAGACTGTTGGGGCTGGTGTCATCCAGTCCATTATTCAGTGA
- the LOC126800874 gene encoding GDSL esterase/lipase At5g14450-like, producing MRRAFSKSEMMMGMEIRKQLVLLSCGLLLALWVLGISGGALPSCSFPAIYNFGDSNSDTGGISAAFEPIRAPYGEGFFRKPAGRDSDGRLIIDFIAEHLRLPYLSAYLNSLGTNYRHGANFATGGSTIRRPNETIFEYGISPFSLDMQTAQFLQFKARTADLLRQAKNPYERSKLPNPEDFAKALYTFDIGQNDLSAGFRKLSFDQLRAQIPDIVNQLATAVRRIYEQGGRAFWIHNTGPIGCLPVNLFYNLNPAPGYVDEHSCVKGQNDMAIEFNRQLKDRVIKLRAELPQAAITYVDAYAAKYGLISNAKNEGFVDPMKVCCGYHVRYDHVWCGNKATVNGREVYGASCRNASSAISWDGVHYTQAANQWVANRILNGALSNPPIPITQACHRS from the exons ATGAGAAGAGCCTTCTCAAAATCTGAGATGATGATGGGAATGGAGATTCGGAAACAGCTAGTGCTACTGTCTTGTGGGTTGTTGTTGGCTTTGTGGGTTCTGGGTATCAGCGGTGGGGCGTTACCATCTTGTTCTTTCCCGGCAATCTACAACTTCGGCGACTCAAACTCCGACACCGGCGGGATCTCAGCTGCATTTGAACCGATCCGGGCACCCTACGGTGAAGGGTTCTTCCGTAAGCCAGCTGGAAGGGACTCCGATGGTCGTCTCATCATAGACTTCATAG CTGAGCACCTGAGGTTGCCATACTTGAGTGCATACTTGAACTCGCTGGGAACAAACTACCGGCATGGTGCGAATTTTGCCACCGGAGGATCAACCATTAGAAGGCCAAACGAGACCATTTTCGAGTATGGCATTAGCCCCTTCTCGCTTGATATGCAGACGGCTCAGTTCCTGCAGTTCAAAGCTCGAACGGCTGATCTATTACGACAAG CCAAGAATCCCTATGAAAGAAGCAAACTTCCGAATCCAGAAGACTTTGCAAAGGCACTGTATACGTTTGATATTGGGCAGAATGATCTCTCAGCTGGTTTTCGAAAGCTAAGCTTTGATCAGCTTCGTGCACAAATTCCTGACATTGTAAACCAGCTGGCCACAGCAGTCCGA CGTATATACGAACAAGGGGGGAGGGCATTTTGGATTCACAACACTGGTCCGATTGGTTGCTTGCCAGTGAATCTGTTCTACAATCTGAATCCCGCACCGGGATATGTCGATGAACACAGCTGTGTGAAGGGCCAAAACGACATGGCCATAGAATTCAACAGGCAGCTCAAGGACAGAGTCATCAAACTCAGAGCTGAGCTCCCGCAAGCTGCAATCACATATGTAGATGCCTATGCTGCGAAATATGGACTAATCAGCAATGCAAAGAATGAAG GGTTTGTGGATCCAATGAAGGTTTGCTGTGGGTATCATGTGAGATACGACCATGTGTGGTGTGGAAATAAAGCAACTGTAAATGGAAGAGAAGTGTATGGTGCTTCTTGTAGAAATGCTTCATCTGCTATAAGCTGGGATGGAGTTCACTACACTCAGGCTGCCAATCAGTGGGTTGCCAATCGTATACTCAATGGTGCCTTGTCCAACCCGCCGATTCCCATTACTCAAGCTTGTCATAGGAGCTAA
- the LOC126799819 gene encoding GDSL esterase/lipase At5g14450-like produces MVIWKQLMLLPCGLFLVLWVLRVSGGAPPSCSFPAIYNFGDSNSDTGGISAAFEPIRAPYGEGFFGKPAGRDSDGRLIIDFMAEHLKLPYLSAYLNSLGINFGNGANFATGGSTIRRPNETIFEFGISPFSLDIQMAQFLQFKARTADLYRQAKNPFERSILPNPQDFEKALYTFDIGQNDLSLGFRKLSFDQLRAQIPDIINQLAAAVQRIYVQGGRAFWIHNTGPIGCLPINLFNNRNPAPGDVDEHGCFKGQNDMAIEFNRQLKDEVMKLRAELPQAAITYVDAYAAKYGLISNAKNEGFKDPMKVCCGYHVKYDHVWCGNKATVNGKEVFGGSCGNASSVISWDGVHYTQAANQWVANRILTGALSNPPIPITQACNRS; encoded by the exons ATGGTGATTTGGAAACAGCTGATGCTACTACCTTGTGGGTTGTTCTTGGTTCTGTGGGTTCTTCGTGTGAGTGGAGGTGCGCCACCATCTTGCTCTTTTCCAGCAATCTACAACTTTGGTGACTCAAACTCCGACACCGGCGGAATCTCAGCTGCATTTGAGCCGATTCGGGCACCCTATGGTGAAGGGTTCTTTGGTAAACCAGCCGGAAGGGATTCTGATGGTCGCCTTATCATAGACTTCATGG CTGAGCACCTAAAGTTGCCATACTTGAGTGCATACCTGAACTCGCTGGGAATAAATTTCGGGAATGGTGCAAATTTCGCCACCGGAGGATCAACCATTAGGAGGCCGAACGAGACCATTTTCGAGTTTGGCATTAGCCCCTTCTCGCTTGATATACAGATGGCTCAATTCCTGCAGTTCAAAGCTCGAACGGCTGATCTATATCGACAAG CCAAGAATCCATTTGAGAGAAGCATACTTCCAAATCCTCAAGACTTTGAGAAGGCACTATATACGTTTGATATTGGGCAGAATGATCTCTCTCTTGGTTTTCGAAAGCTAAGCTTTGATCAGCTTCGTGCACAGATTCCAGACATTATAAACCAGCTGGCCGCAGCAGTCCAA CGTATATACGTACAAGGGGGGAGGGCATTTTGGATACACAACACTGGTCCGATTGGTTGCTTGCCAATTAATTTGTTCAACAATCGTAATCCCGCACCGGGTGATGTCGATGAACACGGCTGTTTCAAGGGCCAAAACGACATGGCCATAGAATTCAACAGGCAGCTCAAGGACGAGGTCATGAAACTAAGAGCGGAGCTGCCTCAAGCTGCAATTACATATGTCGATGCCTATGCTGCTAAGTATGGACTCATCAGCAATGCAAAGAACGAAG GGTTTAAGGATCCAATGAAGGTTTGCTGTGGGTATCACGTGAAATATGACCATGTGTGGTGTGGAAACAAAGCCACTGTAAATGGAAAAGAAGTTTTTGGTGGTTCTTGTGGAAATGCATCATCTGTTATAAGTTGGGATGGAGTTCACTACACACAGGCTGCCAATCAGTGGGTTGCCAATCGTATACTCACTGGCGCCTTGTCCAACCCACCGATTCCCATTACCCAAGCTTGTAATAGGAGCTAA
- the LOC126799198 gene encoding GDSL esterase/lipase At5g14450-like — protein sequence MKIGRVLVASILVTYALVICVRGEADASPPSVSACDFPAIYNFGDSNSDTGGISAAFYAMPSPYGDTFFHRPAGRGSDGRLIIDFIAEKLGLPYLSSYMDSIRSNFRHGANFASGGATIRRQNESWFDNGVSPFPLDIQFVQYDQFKGRTTTLYNQAKELSDTQDLPRAEDFSKALYTFDIGQNDLAAGFRKLSTEQILAEIPDIVNQLAATVRSLYDRGARAFWIHNTGPLGCLGVTLHYIHDPSPPGYLDRHGCVKIQNDMARQFNKLLKQKVIQLRKELTYSAITYVNVFAAKYKLISNAKKLGFLDKTKICCGYHQDYDHVYCGNKGKINGSEIYAGSCEDPSMYISWDGVHYTEAANHWIANQIASGSFSDPPVSLTNACHRL from the exons atgaagattGGAAGAGTTTTGGTGGCGAGCATTTTGGTCACATATGCGCTAGTAATCTGTGTGAGAGGTGAAGCAGATGCATCGCCACCTTCGGTTTCGGCTTGTGACTTTCCAGCAATCTATAACTTTGGAGACTCGAATTCAGATACCGGTGGTATATCTGCTGCATTCTACGCCATGCCATCACCCTACGGCGACACTTTCTTCCACAGACCAGCTGGAAGGGGCAGTGATGGCCGTCTAATAATAGATTTCATAG CTGAGAAGCTGGGGTTGCCGTACCTGAGTTCATATATGGACTCAATTCGGAGCAATTTTCGACACGGTGCCAATTTTGCTTCAGGAGGAGCAACCATCAGGAGGCAGAATGAGTCATGGTTTGACAATGGTGTGAGTCCTTTTCCTCTTGACATCCAGTTTGTCCAGTATGATCAATTCAAGGGGCGTACCACCACTCTTTACAACCAAG CTAAGGAACTTTCCGACACACAAGATCTCCCCAGAGCCGAGGACTTCTCAAAGGCTCTTTACACTTTCGATATAGGCCAAAATGATCTAGCTGCTGGTTTTCGGAAGTTGAGTACCGAGCAAATTCTAGCAGAAATTCCAGACATTGTTAACCAGTTGGCTGCAACAGTCCGA AGTTTGTATGATCGAGGGGCAAGGGCATTCTGGATACACAACACTGGTCCACTAGGTTGCTTGGGAGTGACATTACACTACATCCATGACCCGAGCCCTCCCGGATACCTTGATCGCCATGGTTGCGTGAAGATTCAAAACGATATGGCGAGACAGTTCAATAAGCTACTCAAGCAGAAAGTGATCCAATTAAGAAAGGAACTCACTTATTCTGCAATAACATATGTCAATGTCTTTGCTGCAAAGTATAAACTCATCAGCAATGCAAAGAAGCTAG GGTTTTTAGATAAAACGAAGATCTGCTGTGGATATCATCAGGATTATGACCATGTGTATTGTGGGAATAAGGGAAAGATAAATGGGAGTGAAATATATGCAGGTTCGTGTGAAGATCCTTCCATGTATATAAGCTGGGATGGTGTGCACTACACAGAGGCTGCAAATCATTGGATCGCTAATCAGATTGCCAGTGGTTCTTTCTCAGATCCACCAGTTTCACTCACAAATGCATGTCATAGGCTTTAA
- the LOC126798857 gene encoding uncharacterized protein LOC126798857, giving the protein MATSEEKSTNNTKEGNNLLGSPTFKELENGRFQCVETGHQLLAKDIESYSNSKRCRLGLIEFALSHKKPPLNMFKQDPLSRSKVVCKLTEDTINKTEEHIWKHINGKRFLNRLEEMEEGKLSLNEMEEELDGQKPEKVSKPSKDGAKKEKKDKKKKKKMKKEAAVMEEEDGDDDIITDTPKSHSEEGDLEEAEFWIPPPGARWDFDDGGDRWGSDSESESNDENKSDDVDEIAEDGDKESEEISMRTKRMSIEIGPSSFASRKKKSKKSPA; this is encoded by the exons ATGGCGACTAGTGAGGAGAAGAGCACTAATAATACTAAGGAAGGGAATAACCTACTGGGGTCGCCGACCTTCAAGGAGCTCGAGAATGGTCGCTTCCAGTGCGTCGAGACTGGTCACCAATTGCTGGCCAAAGACATCGAATCCTACTCTAACAGCAAACGGTGCCGTTTGGGGCTCATTGAATTTGCGCTCTCTCATAAGAAGCCTCCTCTTAACATGTTTAAGCAGGACCCTCTTTCTCG GTCAAAGGTGGTGTGTAAGTTAACTGAGGATACCATTAATAAGACGGAGGAGCACATTTGGAAGCATATCAATGGAAAACGATTCCTCAACAGACTGG AGGAAATGGAAGAAGGAAAGCTAAGTTTGAACGAAATGGAAGAAGAGCTGGATGGTCAGAAACCTGAAAAAGTATCTAAGCCAAGCAAAGATGGTGCTaagaaggagaaaaaggataagaagaagaagaagaaaatgaaaaaggaGGCGGCGGtgatggaggaggaggatggtgatgatgacatCATCACTGACACACCCAAGTCTCATAGTGAAGAAGGTGATTTGGAAGAAGCTGAGTTTTGGATCCCTCCACCAGGAGCACGTTGGGATTTTGATGATGGCGGTGACAGATGGGGTTCTGATTCAGAGTCAGAGAGCAATGATGAGAACAAAAGTGACGATGTTGATGAAATTG CTGAAGATGGTGACAAGGAATCGGAAGAGATCTCAATGCG GACAAAAAGAATGTCCATAGAAATTGGACCAAGCAGCTTTGCttcaagaaagaagaagagtaaAAAGAGCCCGGCATGA
- the LOC126798858 gene encoding WEB family protein At2g17940, with amino-acid sequence METQNLQVVPVQHDYRANVDTSRAFSSVKEAVAVFGERLLLGEFFSPSPSPKPPQLLPPYTKEETEIISSRNKFVTSPSTSADPQSDESDHVLDSLKKLEAELEQTKVELKLLKERESETEVALATLNAELHKNMSKLAQAEAAAAAKAADSSNHHVISSMRTNSEEAERNVKMDQWSMIRMEDSTSLAQMLSIGAQHEKQYGYGSGGKRERNNKMMKKKPIVPLLQDLFSWKKGSSTPLHDHLYSSPKLYY; translated from the coding sequence ATGGAGACCCAAAATCTTCAAGTCGTTCCAGTACAACATGATTACCGCGCCAATGTTGACACTTCTCGGGCCTTCAGCTCCGTCAAGGAAGCTGTTGCCGTCTTCGGAGAGCGGCTTCTCCTCGGAGAGTTCTTTTCACCATCACCATCCCCTAAACCACCGCAGCTGCTTCCACCTTACACCAAGGAAGAAACGGAAATAATTTCATCAAGGAACAAGTTTGTCACTTCACCAAGTACTAGTGCTGATCCACAAAGTGATGAAAGTGATCATGTTTTGGATAGTCTCAAGAAACTTGAGGCTGAGCTTGAACAAACCAAGGTGGAGTTGAAGTTGCTCAAGGAGAGAGAGTCCGAAACTGAGGTGGCATTGGCAACCTTGAATGCAGAGCTTCACAAGAACATGTCCAAGTTGGCTCAGGCTGAGGCCGCTGCAGCAGCTAAGGCAGCGGATAGTAGTAATCACCATGTTATCAGTTCCATGAGAACAAATTCGGAGGAAGCAGAGAGGAATGTTAAGATGGACCAGTGGTCGATGATCAGGATGGAGGACTCTACATCTTTGGCTCAGATGTTGAGCATTGGTGCTCAACATGAGAAGCAATATGGCTATGGGAGCGGAGGCAAAAGAGAGAGGAATaataagatgatgaagaaaaaacCTATTGTTCCTCTTCTGCAGGACTTGTTTTCTTGGAAAAAGGGGTCTTCCACTCCCCTCCATGACCATCTCTATTCGTCTCCAAAACTCTATTATTGA
- the LOC126800668 gene encoding uridine kinase-like protein 5, whose amino-acid sequence MDSEDVASSLSIGIKHHLSLQSNNGSTSSSSKAPTKQSFFIGVAGGTASGKTTVCNLIISQLRDQRVVLVNQDSFYHSLNEEKLKKVHEYNFDHPEAFDTELLLSCMEKLKLGQAVSIPNYDFKTHQSIEPARQVKPSDIIILEGILVLHDPRVRDLMNMKIFVDTDSDLRLSRRIQRDTVERGRNIQNVLEQYTKFVKPSFDEFILPSKKYADIIIPRGGDNDVAIDLIVQHIQTKLGQHDLCKIYPNLFLIFSTFQIRGMHTLIRDAETTKHDFVFYSDRLIRLVVEHGLGHLPFHEQQITTPTGSIYSGVVFCRRLCGVSVIRSGESMENALRACCKGIKIGKILIHGEGNNGRQLIYEKLPKDISSRQVLFLDPVLSSGNSAIKAISLLLSKGVPESNIIFLNLIAAPEGIHAVCKRFPMLKLVTSEIDLSLNEDLRVIPGMGEFGDRYFGTDSNEAGSGSTSSSSSKSPK is encoded by the exons ATGGATTCTGAAGATGTGGCTTCTTCATTGAGCATTGGCATCAAACATCATCTTTCTCTCCAATCTAACAATGGATCAACCTCCTCTAGTTCCAAAGCCCCAACTAAGCAATCCTTCTTCATTG GTGTTGCTGGAGGCACTGCATCTGGAAAAACCACAGTGTGCAATTTGATCATCTCTCAACTACGTGATCAACGAGTTGTTTTAGTAAATCAA GATTCATTTTATCACTCCTTGAATGAGGAGAAGTTGAAGAAGGTGCATGAATACAACTTTGACCATCCCG AGGCCTTTGATACGGAGTTGTTGCTTTCTTGTATGGAGAAGTTAAAGCTTGGACAGGCAGTTAGCATCCCAAACTATGATTTTAAGACCCATCAAAGCATAGAACCGGCTCGACAG GTTAAGCCCTCAGACATTATCATCTTAGAAGGAATACTTGTTCTTCATGATCCTCGTGTCCGTGATCTCATGAACATGAAGATCTTTGTCGACACAG ACTCTGATTTACGGCTCTCAAGGAGAATTCAACGTGATACTGTCGAAAGAGGCAGAAATATACAGAATGTGCTTGAACAA TATACCAAATTCGTGAAGCCTAGTTTTGATGAATTCATACTGCCCTCGAAAAAGTATGCAGATATAATCATACCTCGAGGTGGAGATAATGATGTTGCAATTGACTTGATAGTACAACATATTCAGACCAAGCTTGGCCAACATGATCTGTGTAAAATTTATCCAAATCTTTTCCTCATCTTTTCCACATTTCAG ATACGAGGAATGCATACATTAATCCGTGATGCCGAAACAACAAAGCATGACTTTGTATTTTACTCGGACCGACTTATTCGCTTG GTTGTGGAGCATGGGCTAGGTCATCTTCCCTTCCATGAACAACAAATTACTACCCCAACAG GATCTATATACAGTGGAGTTGTTTTCTGTAGAAGGCTGTGCGGTGTTTCAGTTATTAGAAG TGGAGAAAGCATGGAGAATGCACTTAGAGCATGTTGTAAGGGAATAAAAATCGGAAAGATCCTCATCCACGGAGAGGGTAACAATGGTCGACAG TTGATCTATGAGAAGCTACCGAAAGACATCTCAAGCCGGCAAGTACTATTCCTCGATCCTGTTCTCTCTTCAG GGAACTCGGCCATCAAAGCTATATCTCTGCTACTCAGTAAGGGAGTACCAGAATCCAACATCATCTTCCTTAACCTCATAGCA GCACCGGAGGGAATCCATGCGGTATGCAAGAGATTTCCAATGCTGAAACTTGTTACATCGGAGATCGACTTATCTTTGAACGAGGATTTGCGTGTGATCCCAGGCATGGGAGAGTTTGGTGATCGTTATTTTGGGACAGATAGTAATGAGGCCGGTTCTGGTTCAACTTCTAGTTCAAGCTCAAAGTCACCTAAATAA